The following proteins are co-located in the Desulfatitalea tepidiphila genome:
- a CDS encoding serine hydrolase domain-containing protein — MKPNKGFFSALLLLSLSFSMLSIATLHAQQLPPPESVRLDDLKYMTGFPPADDKIITNQNKNKYPQLRWTLQHTRELVPTRNIRRGDTAVSPLPVAERDLTNFAFEDDKGQPTTVGKWMTDTYTDALIVMHKGKLIYERYHNEGADTNPHLLFSMTKSVTGLMAAQLVHEGRLDDNATVPRYVPELANSAWGDMTVRQVMDMTGAVRFREVYTDPTTEIFGYAFAAGMLPPPPNYAGPSTIYSFLQTLHKEGEHGAGFVYRTVHSEVLGWIISRVTGEHWADLMSEQIWQILGMEADAYVMIDKAGTPLQGAGLCATARDLARFGEMVRRGGEFNGKRIFDQAVIDDLRKGGDREKFKASGMGFRPGYSYRSQWWILHNADGAFEAAGIHGQMIHINPAAEMVVIKLSSHPVASAAFTHAYTLKAWDALARAVRQ, encoded by the coding sequence ATGAAACCAAACAAAGGTTTTTTTAGTGCGCTGTTGTTACTATCATTAAGTTTTAGCATGCTGTCCATCGCCACCCTTCATGCCCAACAGCTCCCGCCCCCGGAAAGTGTGCGGCTCGACGATTTAAAGTACATGACAGGATTCCCGCCCGCCGATGACAAAATCATAACCAATCAGAACAAGAACAAGTATCCCCAGTTGCGATGGACCCTCCAGCACACACGGGAGCTGGTTCCCACCCGCAACATCCGCCGCGGCGACACCGCCGTATCGCCCTTGCCGGTCGCCGAAAGGGATTTGACCAATTTTGCATTTGAGGACGATAAGGGCCAGCCCACCACCGTTGGCAAGTGGATGACCGATACCTATACCGATGCGTTGATCGTAATGCATAAGGGGAAACTGATCTATGAGCGCTACCACAACGAGGGCGCGGACACAAATCCTCACCTGCTCTTTTCGATGACAAAATCGGTCACCGGCCTGATGGCCGCGCAACTGGTCCATGAAGGCCGGCTTGATGACAATGCCACGGTTCCTCGTTATGTGCCGGAACTGGCAAACAGCGCGTGGGGCGACATGACCGTACGACAAGTGATGGATATGACCGGTGCGGTCCGCTTCAGGGAGGTCTATACCGATCCGACAACTGAAATTTTCGGCTACGCCTTTGCCGCGGGCATGCTGCCGCCGCCGCCCAATTACGCTGGTCCATCGACCATCTACAGCTTTTTGCAAACCCTACATAAAGAGGGCGAGCACGGTGCGGGCTTTGTGTACCGTACGGTCCACTCCGAGGTGCTGGGCTGGATCATCTCGCGCGTCACGGGTGAACACTGGGCCGATTTGATGTCTGAACAGATCTGGCAGATATTGGGGATGGAAGCGGATGCATATGTGATGATCGATAAGGCGGGCACCCCCCTGCAAGGCGCCGGCTTGTGCGCGACCGCACGCGATCTGGCGCGCTTCGGTGAAATGGTGCGACGTGGCGGTGAATTCAACGGCAAGCGTATTTTTGATCAGGCAGTGATCGACGATCTGCGCAAAGGCGGTGATCGCGAAAAATTCAAGGCCTCTGGCATGGGCTTTCGACCGGGTTACAGCTATCGAAGCCAGTGGTGGATCCTGCACAACGCCGATGGCGCCTTTGAGGCAGCAGGCATCCATGGCCAGATGATTCACATCAACCCGGCGGCCGAGATGGTCGTGATTAAGCTATCCTCCCATCCCGTGGCCAGTGCCGCTTTCACTCATGCATACACCCTTAAAGCTTGGGATGCGCTGGCAAGGGCGGTGAGGCAATAA